The Leptospira brenneri genome includes a window with the following:
- a CDS encoding slr1659 superfamily regulator, which translates to MEIKDLDYNIQYDEATKTVKFTGSIRLQNLPAYEPIKLFLRDVAKLCQGAILTMDFRELQFVNSSGITTLSMFIIDSRKSAAYQIKIQGSLNVSWQSKSLSNFKKLWDQVVLEIS; encoded by the coding sequence ATGGAAATCAAAGATTTAGATTATAATATTCAATACGACGAAGCCACTAAGACTGTCAAATTCACAGGTTCCATCCGATTACAGAACTTACCCGCTTATGAACCGATCAAATTATTTTTAAGAGATGTTGCGAAACTTTGTCAAGGTGCTATCTTGACTATGGACTTTAGAGAATTACAATTTGTAAACAGTTCGGGGATCACTACCCTATCTATGTTCATTATTGATTCCAGGAAAAGTGCCGCTTACCAAATCAAAATCCAGGGATCTCTGAATGTTTCTTGGCAGTCAAAATCGCTCTCTAACTTTAAAAAACTTTGGGACCAAGTGGTTTTGGAAATCTCCTAA
- a CDS encoding GNAT family N-acetyltransferase: MSQIRVHLATTKEDRDKIYHLRYDIYVQEMNRVQEYADHTTKMIKEPFDDTGHLFLAETEEGECIGTVRINFRKEGILECEELYEMELFRPFYPDQVSMSTKLMVKREYRHTAAASMLCMKIYEHARENGIVIDFIDTNPHLVRLYNQVGYRMYKKNIHHPEYGIVIPMVFLLDDNEYLKQIHSPFLRLAKRFSAGKELAHLFETQFPEYKDIRPLFSMDGDDVWQNIVHDMMLPPSQFLSFLRGFTEEESKKLLSMLDLIDYEDGDIVFHQNQESQGLFCVLEGSVEVIVNREDGVKSTISILNQGEIFGELGFVSKSNRNADIIVRDHAKLLILTPNEFQKLEIQSPTLAVKLLTNLFVILAQRFNEMSRRMLEFRRLYEMGGR; this comes from the coding sequence ATGAGTCAGATCAGAGTACATTTGGCAACAACGAAGGAAGATCGTGACAAAATCTACCACCTTCGTTATGACATATATGTTCAAGAAATGAACAGAGTCCAAGAATACGCTGACCATACCACAAAAATGATCAAAGAACCCTTTGATGACACGGGACATCTTTTCCTGGCGGAGACTGAAGAAGGGGAATGTATTGGAACGGTTCGCATCAATTTCCGAAAAGAAGGAATTTTAGAATGCGAAGAATTATACGAGATGGAACTTTTTCGTCCTTTTTATCCAGATCAAGTTTCGATGTCTACGAAACTTATGGTCAAACGGGAATACAGACATACGGCTGCAGCCAGTATGCTTTGTATGAAAATTTATGAACATGCCAGAGAGAATGGGATCGTCATCGATTTTATTGATACTAATCCTCATTTAGTTCGTTTGTACAACCAAGTTGGTTACAGAATGTACAAAAAGAACATCCATCATCCTGAATATGGGATTGTGATCCCTATGGTATTTTTACTGGATGATAATGAATATTTAAAACAAATTCATTCACCTTTTCTTCGTTTGGCGAAGCGTTTTTCAGCAGGAAAGGAACTCGCCCATTTGTTTGAAACACAGTTCCCCGAATACAAGGACATTCGCCCTCTCTTCTCAATGGATGGTGATGATGTTTGGCAAAATATTGTCCATGACATGATGTTACCTCCAAGTCAGTTTCTCTCTTTTCTCAGAGGGTTTACGGAAGAGGAATCGAAGAAGTTATTATCTATGTTGGATTTAATTGATTACGAAGATGGAGACATTGTATTCCACCAAAACCAAGAAAGCCAAGGGTTATTTTGTGTTTTGGAAGGGAGTGTGGAAGTGATTGTCAATCGTGAGGACGGTGTGAAGTCCACAATTTCCATTTTAAACCAAGGGGAGATTTTTGGTGAACTAGGATTTGTTTCTAAGTCCAACCGAAATGCGGACATCATTGTTCGGGATCATGCCAAGTTGTTGATTCTCACACCAAATGAATTTCAGAAACTAGAGATCCAAAGTCCAACTCTTGCCGTCAAACTTCTTACCAATTTATTTGTGATTTTAGCACAACGATTTAATGAAATGTCCCGCCGCATGCTCGAATTCAGAAGGTTGTACGAGATGGGCGGAAGATAG
- a CDS encoding DUF6272 family protein — MRKYGNFKSTNHIGQEPESKIQIHLKPLDLMRYWRRIGILSDFIGYFYGFSFLPNVPSESMDMKNSEIVNSISTVFNELLENAAKYSYDKKADIEISLIHRGKTFEMFVQNKTNESNVNAYEASLKEIFSAENLERLYIQKLEANENDPHRSGIGLIMVLKDYPVEMEVSFESQGEDAIITSHVIYFTDGFPQS; from the coding sequence ATGCGAAAGTACGGCAATTTTAAATCTACCAATCATATAGGCCAAGAACCGGAATCCAAAATCCAAATCCATTTGAAACCTTTGGATTTAATGCGTTATTGGCGCCGGATTGGAATTCTCTCTGATTTTATCGGTTATTTTTACGGTTTTTCATTTTTACCGAATGTCCCTTCCGAATCGATGGATATGAAAAATTCTGAAATTGTTAATTCCATCTCTACAGTATTTAACGAACTTTTAGAAAATGCGGCCAAGTATTCATACGATAAAAAGGCAGATATTGAAATCTCTCTCATCCATAGAGGAAAAACTTTTGAAATGTTTGTTCAAAACAAAACAAATGAATCAAATGTAAACGCTTACGAAGCCAGTTTAAAAGAAATATTTTCTGCAGAAAATTTAGAACGTTTGTATATTCAAAAATTAGAAGCCAATGAAAATGATCCCCACCGTTCTGGGATTGGCCTTATTATGGTTTTAAAAGATTACCCAGTAGAAATGGAAGTTTCCTTCGAATCCCAAGGTGAGGATGCCATCATTACTAGCCACGTCATTTATTTTACAGACGGGTTCCCTCAATCATAA
- a CDS encoding TetR/AcrR family transcriptional regulator, protein MKPAKKKSPPLKSNLQADSKPSGYHHGNLREEVLEHSRKVLETKGVSSLSLRDIAGDLGVSHTAPYRHFPKKMDLLQALVAEGFRELTEAMQRAWDHSEDPFEKVKMAGVEYIFLLLKSPRRTELMFGGEIYVSGDTLSEELREYGKLAYLGMFKIVEFGQKSLKLKNSVPTDTLMMSFWSGVHGFAVLNERKWKQIKSKEEEGIFRKEVDTILEIMIEGTRL, encoded by the coding sequence ATGAAACCTGCTAAAAAAAAATCACCACCTTTAAAATCAAATCTGCAAGCGGACTCCAAACCGAGCGGATACCATCACGGAAACCTTAGAGAAGAGGTTTTGGAGCATTCTAGAAAGGTATTAGAAACAAAGGGTGTTTCTTCTCTTAGTTTAAGAGATATTGCGGGTGATTTAGGTGTAAGTCATACGGCACCCTATCGCCATTTTCCCAAAAAAATGGATCTTCTCCAAGCTCTTGTCGCAGAAGGATTTCGAGAATTGACCGAGGCAATGCAAAGGGCCTGGGATCATTCTGAAGATCCATTTGAAAAAGTGAAAATGGCGGGAGTGGAATATATTTTCCTACTTTTAAAAAGTCCAAGAAGAACGGAACTTATGTTTGGTGGTGAAATCTATGTTTCGGGTGATACTTTGTCTGAGGAACTACGAGAATATGGAAAATTGGCTTATCTCGGAATGTTTAAAATAGTTGAGTTTGGTCAAAAGTCTCTGAAATTAAAAAACTCTGTTCCTACCGATACTCTTATGATGAGTTTCTGGAGTGGGGTTCATGGGTTTGCCGTACTCAATGAACGGAAATGGAAACAAATCAAATCCAAAGAGGAAGAAGGAATCTTTCGTAAAGAAGTAGATACAATTTTAGAGATTATGATTGAGGGAACCCGTCTGTAA
- a CDS encoding DUF4846 domain-containing protein: protein MKQQTRRVCQLLGSFNAVVVCFVFSIFSLPVFNLQAESIVERFSPPSGFQRITHVKTSFANYLQNFPLKPKSSSVSLYDGRIKTNQIHAAVLDFPLLREDLIQCADAVIKLRAEYFYSLKQYDKIQFKISNGMEVPFSKFIAGDRVQVNGNKTKWKKGNFKKGTGREVFEEYLRFIYIYAGTISLKSELRKKQTENLVPGDVWIEAGSPGHVVMVVDQAKGKEGQTLFLLAQSYMPSQEMHILKSDSPYSPWFEIPNHQWFQTPEWRFPAKEFYGF from the coding sequence ATGAAACAACAAACAAGAAGAGTTTGTCAGTTACTCGGTAGTTTCAATGCCGTTGTTGTGTGTTTTGTTTTTAGTATTTTTTCTCTGCCTGTTTTTAATTTACAGGCAGAATCGATAGTAGAACGTTTTTCACCACCCAGTGGATTCCAACGAATCACCCACGTAAAAACTAGTTTTGCTAATTACCTACAAAACTTTCCTTTAAAACCAAAAAGTAGTTCTGTTTCTCTTTATGATGGGAGGATCAAAACCAACCAAATCCACGCGGCCGTTTTAGATTTTCCCCTTTTAAGAGAGGATCTCATCCAATGTGCAGATGCCGTCATCAAACTAAGAGCTGAATATTTTTATTCCTTAAAACAATACGATAAAATCCAATTTAAAATTAGTAATGGAATGGAAGTTCCATTTTCTAAATTCATTGCAGGCGACCGAGTCCAAGTCAATGGGAACAAAACTAAATGGAAAAAAGGAAACTTCAAAAAGGGAACAGGACGGGAAGTGTTCGAAGAGTATTTACGATTTATTTATATCTATGCAGGAACTATTTCTTTAAAATCGGAATTAAGGAAAAAACAAACAGAAAATTTAGTACCAGGTGATGTATGGATTGAAGCAGGTTCTCCTGGCCATGTAGTGATGGTTGTAGACCAAGCAAAAGGAAAAGAGGGACAAACTTTATTTCTTTTAGCGCAAAGTTATATGCCTTCTCAGGAAATGCACATTCTGAAATCAGATAGTCCCTATTCGCCATGGTTTGAAATTCCCAACCACCAATGGTTTCAAACTCCAGAATGGAGATTTCCAGCAAAAGAATTTTATGGATTTTAA
- a CDS encoding TIGR00730 family Rossman fold protein, producing MNVIKNVAVYCGSSPGFDPSFMTEASKLGEYLGSHQIGLVYGGASVGLMGAVANGCLAKKGSVTGVLPKFLKKKEIEHDGLGELIIVETMHERKRIMFDLADAFIVLPGGFGTMEEFFEIITWSQLGLHNKPVVILNWLGFYDPLITLLQTMVTSGFLKKENATLLQVLETSKDLLSTLQNYSPSNTEKWLSEDTV from the coding sequence ATGAATGTAATTAAAAATGTTGCCGTATATTGTGGCTCTTCCCCTGGATTTGATCCTAGTTTTATGACAGAAGCATCTAAGTTAGGTGAATACTTAGGATCTCATCAAATAGGTTTGGTTTATGGAGGAGCGAGTGTTGGCCTTATGGGTGCTGTTGCCAACGGCTGCTTGGCAAAAAAAGGATCGGTGACTGGCGTGTTACCAAAATTTTTAAAAAAGAAAGAAATCGAACACGATGGACTTGGTGAACTCATCATTGTAGAAACAATGCACGAAAGAAAACGAATTATGTTTGATTTAGCAGATGCTTTTATTGTTTTACCAGGCGGATTTGGAACTATGGAAGAATTTTTTGAAATCATCACATGGTCTCAGTTAGGTCTTCACAACAAACCCGTCGTCATCCTCAATTGGCTTGGATTTTACGATCCCCTGATCACCCTACTCCAAACGATGGTCACTTCCGGTTTTTTGAAAAAAGAAAATGCAACTCTCTTACAAGTTCTAGAAACTTCGAAAGACCTACTTTCCACCCTCCAAAACTATTCACCGTCTAATACGGAGAAATGGTTGTCCGAAGACACAGTCTAA
- a CDS encoding PP2C family protein-serine/threonine phosphatase, with translation MPQSPSNENRFVLSDYYKKQLKEIAYQGEFRAETFATRFRFFFLGFLVIFATLGLLSGRPPIEFYYQISAILVLLCYNFVVLYSLKKSGKYLNIFKFLSSFLEITLLTFVTGYTAYSQKNPSLVYAAPMIYVFFILIALASIRNNTKTIIFAVIVLIVEYASLTIYFYPEMTSFNTKLIELSDYLKPTFLEENSTFFLVSAVPMGIFLILLYMIVTGGLILYAILNTSRTTQEQADLIFNTEKQAILEENMRLGMELDVARQIQAMVLPRNEELKEIQELEISARMDSANEVGGDYYDVVHHEDGTVYIGIGDVTDHGLASGVVMLMTQSAFITTLRSKVISLRESLRSINSILFSNIHVRMNDIRNLTLSLFSYKNGVFTTAGQHETIMVYRHTTKKTEIIDTVDNGMLVGLTESIDEFIHEKPIPLQPKDIILLYTDGATEAENPKREQFGSHRLIESLEKHAELGTTDAILDAIFQDIYVFIDGMDVYDDITIMLMRKRG, from the coding sequence ATGCCGCAATCTCCTTCCAACGAAAATCGATTCGTCCTTTCGGACTATTACAAGAAACAACTTAAAGAGATTGCCTACCAGGGGGAATTCCGAGCAGAAACCTTTGCGACACGGTTTCGGTTCTTCTTCCTGGGATTTTTGGTCATATTTGCCACCCTCGGACTTTTGTCAGGTCGGCCCCCAATTGAGTTCTACTACCAAATCTCTGCGATCTTAGTTCTTCTTTGTTATAACTTCGTTGTACTTTATTCCTTAAAGAAATCGGGTAAGTACCTGAACATCTTTAAGTTTCTATCTTCTTTTTTAGAGATTACTCTCCTTACATTCGTTACAGGGTATACTGCATATTCTCAAAAAAATCCAAGTCTTGTTTATGCAGCTCCGATGATTTATGTGTTTTTTATTCTCATCGCACTGGCATCCATACGTAATAATACTAAGACTATCATCTTTGCAGTCATTGTTCTCATCGTTGAGTATGCATCCTTAACCATTTACTTCTATCCTGAGATGACGAGTTTTAATACAAAACTCATTGAATTATCCGACTATCTAAAACCAACTTTCTTAGAAGAAAACAGTACTTTCTTTTTGGTCAGTGCTGTTCCCATGGGAATTTTTCTCATCCTTCTGTATATGATTGTTACTGGTGGTCTCATTCTTTATGCAATTCTCAATACATCTCGTACTACCCAAGAACAAGCAGACTTAATTTTTAATACAGAAAAACAAGCCATCCTCGAGGAGAACATGCGACTTGGTATGGAATTGGACGTAGCAAGACAGATCCAGGCCATGGTACTTCCCCGTAATGAGGAATTAAAAGAGATCCAAGAACTAGAAATTTCTGCACGAATGGACTCTGCCAATGAAGTGGGTGGAGACTATTATGATGTAGTCCACCACGAAGATGGAACGGTTTACATTGGAATTGGTGATGTCACCGATCATGGTCTTGCCTCTGGAGTTGTGATGTTAATGACCCAGTCGGCGTTTATCACTACTTTACGTTCCAAAGTCATTTCATTACGTGAATCACTCAGATCCATCAATTCAATATTGTTTTCGAATATTCATGTTCGAATGAATGATATTCGTAACCTTACCTTATCACTATTTTCCTATAAAAATGGAGTGTTTACGACTGCCGGCCAACACGAGACCATTATGGTTTATCGTCATACAACAAAAAAAACAGAAATCATTGATACAGTCGACAATGGTATGTTAGTTGGTCTTACAGAATCCATTGATGAATTCATTCATGAAAAACCAATCCCCTTACAACCAAAGGATATCATCCTTTTGTATACCGATGGGGCAACGGAAGCCGAAAATCCAAAACGAGAACAGTTTGGTTCTCATCGTTTGATTGAATCTCTGGAAAAACATGCAGAACTCGGAACAACAGATGCAATCTTAGATGCAATCTTTCAGGATATTTACGTCTTCATTGATGGAATGGATGTTTATGATGACATTACCATCATGCTTATGCGCAAAAGAGGTTAG
- a CDS encoding ABA4-like family protein: MNPSLIFQIANGIAAVAWLILIFSPNQVKVIKYLRVFVSGLLFGGVYVVYVIFGSGEAEGNFSSLESVRSLFASDSFLLAGWIHYLAFDLFLGTWEVEDGSKEGINRWFLVPSLALTFYFGPGGLLSYLILRFLVKKFNRKVKTT, translated from the coding sequence ATGAATCCATCTTTAATTTTCCAAATTGCGAATGGTATTGCCGCTGTTGCATGGTTAATTTTAATTTTCTCGCCAAATCAAGTTAAGGTGATCAAATATTTAAGAGTTTTTGTTTCTGGGCTTTTGTTCGGAGGTGTTTATGTGGTTTATGTTATCTTTGGAAGTGGGGAAGCAGAAGGTAACTTTTCTAGTTTAGAATCGGTAAGATCTCTTTTTGCCAGTGATTCCTTTTTACTTGCTGGATGGATTCACTATCTTGCATTTGATTTATTCTTAGGAACTTGGGAAGTGGAAGATGGGAGCAAAGAAGGGATCAACCGTTGGTTTCTTGTTCCCTCTTTGGCTCTGACATTTTACTTCGGGCCGGGAGGTTTATTGTCTTATCTAATCCTTCGATTTTTAGTAAAAAAGTTTAATCGGAAAGTGAAAACAACTTAG
- a CDS encoding metallophosphoesterase has protein sequence MNFYWNQDSVINLFLDFLFLGGLYLSLKLKFKPNTDSFFDSLPEWFKIIGIYSLIIFVISSLPTFSSFLFIRYSWILFTVALPSYLIYLTFKTKKLFIVLPIFLILLIKIEAEVIEPKNIETSFIHFRSDKINSKIKIVHLSDLHLDENSNLSTSIKEIQSFQPDLILITGDFLNDDRFTNYILDFFKNHYSASVFLVDGDHDSHLNWQTLTKLDHVKMLSNQNTKLLIQNQLINIVGIKNKSFKDQKNLDSLLPNTKDKQFNILLSHRPDIVYLDHIEIFDLVFTGHTHGGQFNLPWVGALTTVSKIPNYIAKGGLFAFRGTNLVSNRGLGMEGHVAPRIRFLCQPQMIFLTMDPKEKN, from the coding sequence ATGAATTTCTATTGGAACCAAGATAGTGTAATTAATCTTTTTTTAGATTTTTTATTCTTAGGAGGATTGTATCTTTCTTTAAAACTAAAATTTAAACCCAACACTGATTCTTTTTTCGACAGTTTACCAGAGTGGTTCAAAATCATAGGAATCTATTCACTGATCATTTTTGTGATCAGTAGCTTGCCGACCTTTTCGAGTTTTTTATTTATACGATATTCTTGGATCTTATTTACAGTAGCTTTACCCAGCTACTTAATTTACCTAACGTTCAAAACAAAAAAACTCTTCATCGTTCTACCGATTTTTTTGATCCTACTCATAAAAATCGAAGCAGAAGTCATTGAACCAAAAAATATAGAAACTAGCTTTATTCATTTTCGTTCCGATAAAATAAATTCGAAAATTAAAATTGTTCACCTCTCTGATCTACATCTAGATGAAAATAGCAACTTATCGACATCCATCAAAGAAATTCAATCGTTCCAACCTGATCTGATTTTGATTACTGGCGATTTTTTAAATGACGATCGATTTACAAACTATATACTCGATTTTTTCAAAAACCACTACTCAGCCAGTGTATTCTTAGTAGATGGTGACCATGATTCACACTTAAACTGGCAGACCTTAACAAAACTAGATCATGTCAAAATGTTATCGAATCAAAATACGAAACTATTGATTCAAAACCAATTGATCAACATTGTTGGAATCAAAAACAAATCTTTCAAAGACCAAAAAAACTTAGATTCCCTTCTCCCCAATACAAAAGACAAACAATTTAATATCTTACTGAGCCATAGACCTGATATTGTTTATTTAGATCATATCGAAATTTTTGATTTAGTATTCACTGGCCATACACATGGAGGGCAGTTTAATCTACCTTGGGTAGGGGCTTTAACAACAGTTTCAAAGATCCCAAACTATATCGCAAAAGGTGGATTGTTTGCATTTAGAGGAACCAATCTTGTTTCGAATCGAGGACTCGGAATGGAAGGGCATGTCGCTCCTCGCATTCGTTTTTTATGCCAACCACAAATGATTTTCTTAACGATGGATCCGAAAGAAAAAAATTAA
- a CDS encoding slr1658 superfamily regulator, giving the protein MNQKTPIIIGEYHIIPENLPADGQLRLIFQPIDMTTYWRRCGLTANFVAGFYSYCYEASETKANSLSTIINELLENASKFSKAREGRINVELKQYGNLLRIDVLNVASKTLRDSFELFVNKLLSENVEEMYFSTLETKEDSDTKSGLGLLMMLKDYPVRFGYSFHEIDADTHEITVRAIINVEEI; this is encoded by the coding sequence TTGAATCAAAAGACACCCATCATCATCGGGGAATACCACATCATTCCAGAAAATTTGCCTGCTGACGGCCAACTTCGATTGATCTTCCAACCAATCGATATGACTACTTATTGGAGGCGGTGTGGACTCACTGCAAACTTTGTTGCCGGATTTTATTCGTATTGTTACGAAGCCAGTGAAACGAAGGCCAACTCTCTCTCTACCATCATTAATGAACTTTTGGAGAATGCTTCTAAATTCTCAAAAGCCAGAGAAGGTAGAATCAATGTAGAATTGAAACAATATGGAAATCTTTTAAGGATTGATGTTTTAAATGTGGCGTCAAAAACCTTACGAGATAGTTTTGAGCTTTTTGTAAATAAACTCTTGTCGGAGAACGTGGAGGAGATGTATTTTTCTACACTCGAAACCAAAGAAGATAGCGATACCAAATCCGGTTTAGGTCTACTCATGATGCTTAAAGACTACCCGGTGCGTTTTGGTTATAGTTTCCATGAGATCGATGCCGATACTCATGAAATCACGGTAAGAGCAATTATCAACGTAGAAGAGATATAA
- a CDS encoding ankyrin repeat domain-containing protein, translating into MKTILSCSNCFSGHSVSTSKLEGKKGKYRCKKCSSWNHFDYRIEFGSESSDSLVLFDLNFEEQIPDHKLQGQIFGRYTTDFVSEWSNEELVFLKDEEGTEDDIRISISGLPELFKLKNLLFDLTTESPSKSINIIINQNVNVSPIRLSITVESLNDHSVSGKLYLAIADEWNTLLHGNFTATHIYKIKFDEHGDSDKKIPEFVSNELAAKIYALSGNILALQENFFLLSQENKDELLTLVMYHWPENQSTISEVHFREENLQVVFQLSQKKLNETLIFLLSNQVVPNGKHWKLIHDVVCHAEGEPLFIPLLKHKFPEGYENHLGSSLESTNEDKTLDWLDSDDVYLLDSFVRTVGSLDYVIKDSIRNPLGFSLLQESFVRSRYKSCMRLLERGADPNQLDGNGETAIFKLCQDSTLRLQEKTSLMDELIRRGARVNLQSVNGMTPLHWCSVFGEPSMAKRLIRAGIDIHITDNSGSTALHEACKFGNSAVLALLLESGAKSNAKTLDEKTGRDLAFENLEIAELEDDEEKKNRCQRVLSLLDVYGG; encoded by the coding sequence ATGAAGACGATCTTATCCTGTTCTAATTGTTTTAGTGGCCATTCCGTTTCCACTTCCAAACTGGAAGGTAAAAAAGGGAAATACCGATGTAAAAAATGTTCTTCCTGGAACCATTTTGATTATCGCATAGAGTTTGGTTCGGAAAGTTCCGACTCACTCGTGTTATTCGATCTTAATTTTGAAGAACAAATTCCAGATCACAAATTACAAGGCCAAATTTTTGGAAGATACACAACAGATTTTGTTTCTGAATGGTCGAATGAGGAATTGGTTTTTTTAAAAGATGAAGAGGGAACTGAAGACGATATACGAATTTCTATTTCAGGATTACCGGAGCTTTTTAAATTAAAAAATTTACTTTTTGATCTTACAACAGAATCTCCCTCCAAATCTATAAATATCATTATCAATCAAAACGTAAATGTTTCCCCCATTCGGTTATCAATTACAGTTGAGTCTTTAAATGATCACTCTGTTTCGGGGAAATTATATTTAGCCATTGCTGATGAGTGGAATACTTTATTACACGGAAATTTTACAGCAACACATATCTATAAAATTAAGTTTGATGAACATGGTGATTCTGATAAAAAAATTCCTGAATTTGTTTCGAACGAATTAGCCGCTAAAATTTATGCACTATCAGGAAACATTCTAGCATTGCAGGAAAATTTTTTCCTTCTGAGCCAAGAAAATAAAGACGAATTATTAACGCTAGTGATGTATCACTGGCCAGAAAACCAATCTACGATTTCAGAAGTTCACTTCAGAGAGGAAAACTTACAGGTTGTTTTTCAATTAAGTCAGAAAAAACTAAATGAAACTTTAATTTTTCTTTTATCCAATCAAGTTGTTCCCAATGGAAAACATTGGAAACTCATCCATGATGTTGTTTGTCATGCGGAAGGGGAACCTTTATTCATCCCACTTCTCAAACATAAATTCCCAGAAGGTTATGAAAATCATTTAGGTTCAAGTTTGGAATCTACCAACGAGGACAAAACTTTGGACTGGTTGGATTCTGACGATGTTTATCTTCTCGATTCGTTTGTTCGTACGGTTGGTTCTCTTGATTATGTGATCAAAGATTCCATTCGGAATCCACTTGGTTTTTCTCTTTTACAAGAATCTTTTGTTCGTTCTAGGTACAAGTCTTGTATGCGTCTTTTAGAACGGGGAGCAGATCCGAACCAATTGGATGGCAACGGGGAAACTGCCATTTTTAAATTATGCCAAGATAGTACACTTCGATTACAAGAAAAAACAAGTCTTATGGATGAACTCATTCGAAGAGGTGCCAGAGTCAATCTTCAGTCTGTCAACGGGATGACCCCTTTGCATTGGTGTTCTGTGTTTGGAGAACCGAGTATGGCAAAAAGATTAATTCGTGCCGGTATTGACATTCATATCACAGACAATAGTGGAAGCACTGCTTTACACGAAGCTTGTAAATTTGGAAACTCTGCAGTCCTTGCTTTGTTATTAGAATCTGGAGCAAAATCCAATGCAAAAACATTGGATGAAAAAACGGGTAGAGACCTTGCCTTCGAAAATTTAGAGATTGCCGAGCTTGAAGATGATGAGGAGAAAAAGAACAGATGCCAACGAGTTCTTTCTCTCCTAGACGTTTACGGTGGCTAA
- a CDS encoding adenylate/guanylate cyclase domain-containing protein: MDNESILEEERAKYAELEVLYQNIIDHSTEIENELLENNKTIQMYLDRMRRYLSPQLYEMVTGGTEGETSISHQRRKLTIFFSDIVGFTTITDSIEPEILSDCLNKYLDVMSSIAIKYGGTIDKFIGDAIMIFFGAPSFENDKTHALNCVKMAIEMRDSLPALDEYWRKSGINHNLTCRIGINTGYVTVGNFGTNERMDYTIIGGPVNVASRLEHASDAGEILISNATKSLIDEFIDTKPKGEIVVKGVHTPIETFQVVGLKNDHEKKENPFLKFDNEGFLLKPLHFDKLSTNPEERRLMQHALEKALAALK, from the coding sequence ATGGACAATGAATCAATATTGGAGGAAGAACGCGCTAAATACGCAGAACTAGAAGTCCTTTACCAAAACATCATTGACCATTCCACAGAAATCGAAAACGAACTCCTTGAAAATAATAAAACAATCCAAATGTATTTGGATCGTATGCGTCGATACTTATCTCCTCAACTTTATGAAATGGTTACAGGTGGTACGGAAGGAGAAACGTCCATATCACACCAAAGACGTAAACTCACCATTTTCTTTTCTGATATTGTTGGATTTACAACCATCACCGATTCCATAGAACCAGAAATCCTTTCTGATTGTTTAAATAAATACTTGGATGTAATGTCTAGCATTGCCATCAAATACGGTGGAACCATCGACAAATTCATTGGGGACGCCATTATGATTTTTTTTGGTGCTCCTAGTTTTGAAAATGATAAAACCCATGCTTTAAATTGTGTCAAAATGGCCATTGAAATGCGAGATAGTTTGCCTGCACTTGATGAATATTGGAGAAAATCAGGAATCAATCACAACCTAACTTGCCGTATTGGCATTAATACCGGCTATGTGACAGTAGGAAACTTTGGAACCAACGAAAGGATGGATTATACCATCATTGGGGGGCCGGTAAATGTGGCTTCTCGGTTGGAACATGCTTCCGATGCTGGGGAAATCCTTATATCAAACGCAACCAAATCCCTGATAGACGAGTTCATTGACACCAAACCTAAGGGTGAAATCGTTGTGAAAGGTGTCCACACTCCTATTGAGACATTTCAAGTGGTTGGTTTAAAAAACGATCATGAGAAAAAAGAAAACCCCTTTCTCAAGTTTGATAATGAAGGATTCCTTCTCAAACCGCTGCATTTTGATAAACTGAGCACAAATCCCGAAGAACGCCGATTAATGCAACACGCATTAGAAAAAGCGCTTGCGGCATTGAAATAA